GAGGTGATATCGATGGGGAAGATGCGCAAGCCCGGTGCGCAAGCCAGGCGGCTCGCTCGCACGTTACGAGCGCTGCGCGAAGAGGTCGGGATGACCCAGTACGAGGCGGCGAAGCGGCTGCATTTCTCGCACGCCAAGCTGAGCAGTGTGCCGGTCACCGAGTGGGATCACTATCTGGCTCTCCGGGAGCGGGCCCTGGAGAAGGCCTGGTGGCACGAGTACGTGGAAGAAGGCAGGGGTTATCTCGCGGTCGAGGACACGGCCAGCTCGATCCGGACGTTCGGGTTCGGCTACGTGCCTGGGCTGCTGCAGACCGAGGAGTACATGCGCGAGGTGTTCATCTCGGCCAGCAGCCCGCTGACCGGTGCGGCACTGGAGAACACTGTCGCCGTACGCCTGCGCAGGCAGCGTCGGCTGACCGAGGATCCCGTGCTGCGGCTACACGTGATCATGGACGAGATCGCCTTGCGTCCCAGGGTCTGCACCGGTGCGGCCCACCAGGAGCAGCTGCGCACCGTCCTCGAACGCGCCGCGTTGCCGAACGTCACGGTGCAGGTGCTGCTGGAGGCGGACGGCGCCCATGACGGGGACTCGATCACACTGATCGAACGTCACCTGGCCGGGGCAACGGTGTCGCCGCCATTGTCGGACCCCCGCAGTACGCTCCCTGTGACCTGAAACACAAGGGAGGTC
The sequence above is drawn from the Amycolatopsis aidingensis genome and encodes:
- a CDS encoding helix-turn-helix domain-containing protein gives rise to the protein MGKMRKPGAQARRLARTLRALREEVGMTQYEAAKRLHFSHAKLSSVPVTEWDHYLALRERALEKAWWHEYVEEGRGYLAVEDTASSIRTFGFGYVPGLLQTEEYMREVFISASSPLTGAALENTVAVRLRRQRRLTEDPVLRLHVIMDEIALRPRVCTGAAHQEQLRTVLERAALPNVTVQVLLEADGAHDGDSITLIERHLAGATVSPPLSDPRSTLPVT